The following are from one region of the Rhipicephalus microplus isolate Deutch F79 chromosome 1, USDA_Rmic, whole genome shotgun sequence genome:
- the LOC119167074 gene encoding solute carrier family 22 member 7: MATAPGKQPTPARSLQYGSKSPWLCETQLPFGDGLFQLMNVLSASIVLGNYLLHSEIFLLTAGVMDHWCRRPDSFANLSVDEWKQLAIPVDKNGEYSHCTIRDPPHGGAEARIVRCSSWEYDYTQYGNNIVSAWDLVCDRLWLVDFARLVYAAASVIPMAAATLYADSIGRRTALFITIPVVLISGVASAMPDDLQFFMIVRAIVSASTSALVPPVITLIADVCTMDKFPTYTVAISLLSSVIMPVTMFAAQLARTGWVAVQFILMIPTCLLVVLYYTVTESPIWLLATGNGKEAERVALRAANMNKVSAEVCRELMVRQIVDLRANGWQTAESSSLCSRSLRTRTVLMCCMWTALCFGYDTFVTKGGIPTGDVAASLSFALSAVACVATIPFVKHFGLRNAVVGSALGFAATLISLAGTTYGGMKILSEYVVIPMRSAGSVCFTFFTIMSLKSLPVVTRCRGAAAMVASSRFGDTLGQFTPLLIGDQSVVMRLAISGALMSLFVIAAELFPWDFDCWVRQRENSCHRPSCEGAKRAMRETLVPLPKEPVKHRPNRTNDV; this comes from the coding sequence ATGGCCACAGCCCCCGGCAAACAACCAACTCCCGCTCGCAGCTTGCAGTACGGCTCAAAGTCGCCGTGGCTGTGTGAGACGCAGCTTCCGTTCGGTGATGGTTTGTTTCAGCTGATGAACGTATTGAGCGCATCCATCGTCCTCGGGAACTACTTGCTCCACAGCGAGATATTCCTTCTTACGGCTGGAGTCATGGACCACTGGTGCAGACGGCCCGATTCCTTCGCGAACCTCAGCGTCGACGAATGGAAGCAGTTGGCCATACCAGTGGACAAGAACGGCGAGTACAGCCACTGCACGATTCGCGACCCGCCACACGGAGGCGCAGAAGCGCGCATCGTGCGCTGCTCGTCCTGGGAGTACGACTACACCCAATACGGGAACAACATCGTCAGCGCCTGGGACTTGGTGTGCGACCGGCTCTGGCTCGTGGACTTTGCCAGGCTCGTGTACGCGGCTGCTAGCGTGATCCCGATGGCCGCAGCTACTTTGTATGCGGACAGCATCGGTCGCCGGACGGCCCTCTTCATCACCATTCCTGTGGTCCTTATATCGGGTGTTGCCAGTGCTATGCCGGACGACTTGCAGTTTTTCATGATCGTGCGTGCCATCGTCTCCGCGTCAACGAGCGCACTGGTGCCCCCTGTGATTACCTTGATTGCCGATGTCTGCACGATGGACAAGTTTCCCACATACACTGTCGCAATCTCGTTGCTCTCTTCTGTCATAATGCCTGTCACGATGTTTGCCGCACAGCTTGCCAGGACAGGGTGGGTTGCCGTGCAGTTCATACTGATGATACCAACGTGTCTGCTCGTGGTTCTTTACTACACTGTCACCGAATCTCCCATTTGGCTTTTGGCGACCGGTAATGGGAAGGAAGCCGAGCGTGTCGCTTTGCGTGCAGCGAATATGAACAAAGTTTCGGCCGAGGTTTGCCGCGAGCTCATGGTGCGCCAAATAGTAGACCTCCGGGCAAATGGTTGGCAAACAGCAGAAAGCAGCAGTCTCTGCAGCAGGTCACTGAGGACACGCACAGTCTTGATGTGTTGCATGTGGACGGCGCTGTGCTTTGGCTACGACACGTTCGTCACTAAGGGTGGAATTCCAACAGGAGACGTTGCAGCGAGCCTCAGTTTCGCCTTGTCGGCCGTTGCATGTGTCGCCACCATACCGTTCGTCAAGCACTTCGGTTTAAGAAACGCTGTGGTCGGATCTGCGTTGGGTTTCGCTGCGACGCTGATCTCTCTCGCTGGCACAACATACGGGGGAATGAAAATACTGAGCGAGTATGTGGTAATCCCAATGAGGTCAGCGGGCAGCGTGTGCTTCACGTTCTTCACTATTATGAGTCTCAAATCGCTTCCTGTTGTGACGCGCTGCCGTGGAGCTGCCGCTATGGTTGCCTCTTCCCGATTCGGGGACACACTGGGCCAGTTTACTCCGCTTTTAATCGGCGACCAGAGCGTTGTTATGCGGTTGGCTATTTCGGGCGCTTTGATGTCGCTCTTCGTAATCGCCGCCGAACTTTTTCCCTGGGACTTTGATTGCTGGGTGCGACAAcgcgaaaacagctgccaccgCCCATCGTGTGAAGGTGCTAAGCGTGCCATGCGGGAAACACTAGTGCCTCTTCCGAAGGAACCCGTGAAGCACCGGCCGAACAGGACGAATGACGTATAG